The following DNA comes from Serpentinimonas raichei.
GCCCCTTGGGCGCGCAGCGCCAGTGCGCCGTGCCCGGCATGGGCGACCGGCGGCCGGACTGGCTGCTGGTGGGCGAAGCGCCGGGCGAGGAAGAAGACCGCCAGGGCTTGCCTTTTGTGGGCCGCGCCGGGCAGTTGCTCGACCGCATGCTGGCGGCGCTGCAGCTGCAGCGCGAGCAGCGCGTCTATATCGCCAACGTGATCAAATGCCGACCGCCACAGAACCGCAACCCGGCCGCGGACGAAATCGCCCACTGCACGCCCTATCTGCTGCGCCAGGTGGATCTGCTGCAGCCCAAAATCGTGCTGGCGCTGGGGCGTTTTGCGGCCCAGACCCTGCTGGCCGAGGGCGGCTGCCTGAGCGCCGAGGCGCTGCGCGAGCTGCCGCTGGGCAAGCTGCGCGGGCGCGTCTATCAGGCCAGGCTGGCGGGGCGGGTGCTGCCGCTGGTCGTCACCTACCACCCGGCCTATCTGCTGCGCAGCCCGGCCGACAAGGCGCGCGCCTGGGCCGACTTGTGCCTAGCGGCCGAGGCGCTGGAGCAAAGCCCCAGCCCCTGAGCCGCTGCCCGCCGCCAAGCCGGATTCAAAGCCGCCCTTCCTCCACCGCATGGCAGGCCACGCGGATGCCGTCTAGGCTTT
Coding sequences within:
- a CDS encoding uracil-DNA glycosylase — encoded protein: MSAPAPDPAPALAATLVAPARPRLSPRQSAMLAEMGVRPWWQTAAKAAPGPTAAAPAPARRAEPAARAAAAPALPVAATSSAPATAALAPHTRPAFPATAPAPDWDALEQQIRDCQRCPLGAQRQCAVPGMGDRRPDWLLVGEAPGEEEDRQGLPFVGRAGQLLDRMLAALQLQREQRVYIANVIKCRPPQNRNPAADEIAHCTPYLLRQVDLLQPKIVLALGRFAAQTLLAEGGCLSAEALRELPLGKLRGRVYQARLAGRVLPLVVTYHPAYLLRSPADKARAWADLCLAAEALEQSPSP